From a region of the Nonlabens sp. Hel1_33_55 genome:
- a CDS encoding FtsW/RodA/SpoVE family cell cycle protein: MRIRDYISGDSFLWALVLILAIFSFLPVYSASSNLAYLNGGEGNTLQYVVKHFAHLILGLGIAYTFHKIPYNYFKGLSFIMLPIVILLLIFTAFQGTEMDGANASRWIQIPIVGVGFQTSTLAAVVLMVWVARYLNSMRDKVIEFKKSLLPLWLPVGLILALILPSNFSTTAILFLMVLLVCFIGGYPWKYLLGIVGTGLVVLILFILTAKAFPDAFPNRVDTWVSRIESFSGDGTSDSEYQVDKAKTAIATGYVWGQGPGKSQQKHFLPQSSSDFIYAIIIEEFGLIGGAVVLLVYMLVLFRLVVIANKADTIFGTLLVIGVGFPIVLQALINMAVAVNLFPVTGQTLPLISSGGTSIWMTCMAIGIILSVSAKRQAIKAQETPEEELNPLDVLSEAL; encoded by the coding sequence TTGAGAATAAGAGACTACATATCTGGTGATTCCTTTTTATGGGCTTTGGTGCTGATACTGGCGATATTTTCGTTTTTACCGGTATATAGTGCCAGTAGTAATTTGGCTTATTTAAATGGCGGTGAAGGAAATACACTCCAATATGTGGTGAAGCATTTTGCGCACTTAATTCTGGGATTGGGAATTGCGTACACGTTTCATAAAATCCCCTACAATTACTTCAAGGGATTAAGTTTTATCATGCTGCCTATCGTGATTTTGCTACTCATTTTCACGGCATTTCAAGGCACTGAGATGGATGGCGCTAATGCCAGTCGCTGGATTCAGATTCCCATAGTTGGAGTTGGATTCCAGACCAGTACGTTGGCTGCCGTGGTACTCATGGTTTGGGTAGCTCGTTATCTTAATTCGATGCGTGATAAAGTCATTGAGTTCAAAAAATCACTATTGCCTTTGTGGCTGCCCGTTGGATTGATTCTGGCACTCATTTTACCATCTAATTTCTCCACTACGGCAATCTTATTTTTAATGGTTTTGTTAGTCTGCTTCATAGGCGGCTATCCTTGGAAGTATTTATTGGGAATTGTGGGAACTGGATTAGTGGTTCTAATATTATTTATACTTACCGCAAAGGCATTTCCAGATGCATTTCCCAATCGTGTTGATACTTGGGTAAGCCGTATCGAGAGTTTCTCTGGCGATGGAACATCAGATTCTGAATATCAAGTAGATAAAGCCAAAACTGCCATAGCAACAGGTTACGTTTGGGGACAAGGTCCAGGAAAGAGTCAACAAAAACACTTTTTACCACAATCCAGCAGTGACTTTATTTATGCCATAATTATTGAAGAATTTGGATTGATAGGTGGCGCTGTAGTCTTGTTAGTGTATATGCTGGTGCTTTTTAGACTAGTAGTGATAGCAAACAAGGCAGACACAATTTTTGGTACTTTGCTCGTCATTGGCGTTGGATTCCCGATTGTATTACAGGCTTTGATCAATATGGCGGTAGCCGTGAATCTATTTCCAGTAACAGGACAGACCCTACCACTTATTTCCAGCGGTGGAACATCCATCTGGATGACATGCATGGCGATAGGTATCATATTAAGCGTGAGTGCAAAACGACAAGCCATAAAAGCTCAGGAAACTCCTGAGGAAGAGTTGAACCCTTTAGATGTACTTAGTGAAGCCTTATAG
- the murD gene encoding UDP-N-acetylmuramoyl-L-alanine--D-glutamate ligase, protein MTQKNSTYNFSNVVILGGGISGMGAAMLAADRGYKVFLSNRDELSDAFAKALQTHNIPYESGSHTVETILAASLIVKSPGIPDTAGIIKEAIDDGIPVISEIEFAAEHSNETIIAVTGSNGKTTVTSLLGHLLTEAGIDHTMGGNIGKSFAQQVAESPAEVRLLEVSSFQLDGINNFKPKVAVLLNVTPDHLDRYDYKFENYLASKMRIAMNQDSTDYLVYNADDEAITSALQSTPIKSTLVPFSMTKELEYGASLINNTIKVAIDQTPFTMPLEQLSLKGQHNTANAMAAATTAKLLKIRKETIRQSMQSFQGVEHRLEQVLKINKVQYINDSKATNVNATFYALDSMEQPTVWIVGGVDKGNDYSQLFHLVNKHVKAIVCLGVDNSKIVEAFSGCVEQMVETGSMEDAVRVAYKLADAGDNVLLSPACASFDLFDNYEDRGRQFKKAVRGL, encoded by the coding sequence ATGACACAGAAAAATTCCACATATAATTTTTCTAACGTCGTCATTCTTGGCGGTGGCATCAGCGGTATGGGCGCAGCAATGCTGGCTGCAGATCGTGGCTACAAGGTGTTTTTAAGCAATAGAGATGAATTGAGTGACGCTTTCGCGAAAGCGTTACAAACCCACAACATTCCCTACGAGTCAGGATCTCATACGGTAGAAACCATCCTAGCTGCAAGTCTGATCGTGAAAAGTCCAGGCATTCCAGATACTGCAGGAATTATTAAAGAAGCTATTGATGATGGAATTCCAGTAATATCAGAAATTGAATTTGCTGCAGAGCACTCGAACGAAACCATCATTGCAGTAACAGGAAGCAACGGTAAAACGACAGTCACCAGTTTACTGGGACATCTTTTAACCGAAGCTGGAATAGATCACACTATGGGCGGTAATATAGGCAAGAGTTTTGCCCAACAAGTCGCCGAATCTCCAGCTGAGGTTCGTTTACTGGAAGTAAGTAGTTTCCAGCTAGATGGTATTAATAATTTCAAACCTAAGGTAGCGGTATTACTCAACGTAACGCCAGATCATCTGGATCGATACGATTACAAATTTGAAAATTACCTAGCCTCAAAAATGCGCATTGCCATGAATCAGGATTCAACTGATTATCTGGTGTACAACGCTGACGACGAAGCCATCACTAGTGCGCTTCAATCCACTCCTATAAAATCCACACTAGTTCCATTCTCAATGACCAAAGAATTGGAATATGGTGCATCACTCATAAACAACACAATCAAGGTCGCTATTGACCAAACCCCATTTACTATGCCATTAGAACAACTTTCCCTCAAGGGACAACACAACACTGCAAACGCCATGGCGGCTGCTACCACTGCAAAACTTTTAAAGATTCGTAAAGAGACGATCAGACAAAGTATGCAATCCTTTCAAGGTGTGGAGCACAGACTTGAGCAGGTACTAAAGATTAATAAGGTTCAATATATCAACGATTCAAAAGCAACTAATGTCAATGCTACTTTTTATGCATTGGACAGTATGGAGCAACCTACCGTCTGGATTGTTGGTGGCGTGGATAAGGGTAACGATTACTCACAGTTATTTCATTTAGTAAACAAGCATGTTAAAGCTATCGTTTGCCTAGGTGTTGATAATTCTAAAATAGTAGAAGCATTTAGTGGCTGTGTAGAACAAATGGTAGAGACTGGCTCCATGGAAGATGCCGTCAGAGTTGCCTACAAACTAGCCGATGCAGGTGATAATGTGTTGTTGAGTCCCGCGTGCGCAAGTTTTGATTTATTTGACAATTATGAAGACCGTGGTCGCCAATTCAAAAAAGCTGTAAGAGGATTATAA
- the mraY gene encoding phospho-N-acetylmuramoyl-pentapeptide-transferase, producing MLYYLFKYLESEFQVPGASLFEFITFRAALAFVFSLGFSTIYGKRIINYLQRKQVGESVRDLGLEGQAQKAGTPTMGGVIIILGTLIPALLLCQLDNIYVIMLLITTVWMGCIGFTDDYIKIFKKDKGGLKGWFKVIGQVGLGLIIGAIMFFNDDITIKEELANPNNTQELVYENSLAEFGPAEHSTKTTIPFVKENEFDYESLVTWIDPDLAPFAWLIFIPIVIFIVTAVSNGANLTDGIDGLAAGTSVIVVITLALFAWISGNIIFADYLNVMYIPDSGEMVVFITAFAGALVGFLWYNTFPAQVFMGDTGSLTIGGIIAVLAIATRKELLIPILCGVFIMENLSVVMQVSWFKYTRQKFGEGRRIFLMSPLHHHYQKRGFHESKIVVRFWIVGILLAIISIVTLKVR from the coding sequence ATGCTATACTATCTATTTAAATATTTAGAGAGTGAATTTCAGGTTCCTGGTGCGTCATTGTTTGAATTCATTACATTCAGAGCTGCATTGGCGTTTGTTTTCTCTTTGGGATTCTCCACTATTTACGGTAAGCGCATTATCAATTATCTACAAAGAAAACAAGTAGGTGAGAGCGTTCGCGATTTAGGGCTGGAAGGTCAGGCTCAAAAGGCGGGAACACCTACCATGGGTGGCGTTATCATTATTCTGGGAACTCTTATTCCTGCATTGTTGCTGTGCCAGCTAGATAATATTTACGTAATCATGTTGCTCATCACTACGGTATGGATGGGTTGTATAGGATTTACAGATGACTACATCAAGATTTTCAAAAAAGATAAAGGTGGTCTCAAAGGTTGGTTCAAGGTAATTGGACAAGTTGGTTTGGGACTAATCATAGGAGCCATCATGTTCTTCAATGATGACATCACCATAAAGGAAGAACTGGCCAACCCTAACAACACGCAAGAGTTGGTATATGAAAACTCGCTAGCGGAATTCGGTCCAGCAGAGCATTCTACTAAAACAACGATTCCTTTTGTGAAGGAAAACGAATTTGATTATGAATCTTTAGTAACATGGATCGATCCAGATCTAGCTCCGTTTGCCTGGTTAATCTTTATTCCCATTGTTATTTTCATCGTCACCGCAGTCTCTAATGGTGCCAATCTTACCGACGGTATTGACGGCCTCGCGGCAGGAACAAGTGTTATTGTAGTAATCACGCTAGCATTATTTGCCTGGATATCAGGTAATATCATATTTGCAGATTATCTCAACGTGATGTACATCCCTGATTCGGGTGAAATGGTGGTATTTATCACTGCTTTTGCTGGAGCACTCGTTGGATTTTTATGGTACAATACATTTCCCGCCCAGGTGTTTATGGGTGATACGGGAAGTCTTACCATAGGCGGTATTATCGCTGTATTAGCGATTGCAACCCGCAAGGAACTATTGATCCCGATACTTTGTGGTGTCTTCATCATGGAGAACCTGTCTGTAGTCATGCAGGTCAGTTGGTTCAAGTACACGCGTCAGAAATTTGGTGAAGGCCGTCGCATCTTTTTGATGTCGCCATTGCACCATCATTATCAAAAAAGAGGTTTCCATGAGTCCAAAATCGTCGTAAGATTCTGGATCGTTGGGATCCTTCTCGCCATCATATCCATCGTCACACTCAAGGTACGTTAA